CTAACTCAGAATGGTTGTAGATACAAGGTGCCCAAGTACCATCTATTAATAAAGTATAATTCTGATTTTCAATTAACTTAAACCCTAATCGAACCAAAGGTGTCCAAGTAAAGTAATAGGCTCGTTCAGGTATATAGTATAAAGCGTTGTTTCCCTCATTTTGTGCACCATTTGATGGTATGCTATCGACCCATTGCCCGGCCATTTCTTTGAAAAAAGAGCAACGTATACCCATACCGCTACCGATGCGCAGCTGTCGAAAGTCCATAGTCACCAAAAATTGTGCAGCCAGGGTCATGCCTGTTCCCGTGAAGCCAAAGATGCCTTTCGTGTCGCTACCACTTATTCCATCGTTATCTTTCTCAAAGTGAATAGAAGGCGCATGGTGCCATCGGATCAGATAGGCTTGTGTGGTTGCTCCATTGACCTCCATTTCACCCGCTTGTCTACCAGGGTGCATGCCCTTAATGTGGACTTTATAGCTATCCGCTTGTATAGAAAAAACACTTTGTAGCTGAATGCGGCTCCAGAAGGAGCCATTTGTAGCCCCTAATGCAACCAATGGGGCAAGCCACAGCAAGAACAGTAAAAAGCACTTCAAAGGATGAAAGGTTTAATGGTAACCGGCTTAGCAACCTACGGTTAGGAGCTTAAAATTAGATTTTTTTGTCTTTATTTCCTAATTTGGCCCATTGGTTGCGTGGCAGCCATCGTTAAGCCTAGGGCGGGGTATTTGGTTTTTCATCGCTTGCGCACCATCTAAAAAGGACCTATCCATGCGCTATTACATTGTTGCGGGTGAGCATTCTGGGGATATCCATGGTGCTGATTTGATTAGGCAGATCAAAAGGATAGATCCCCATGCTGATTTTTGGTCTTGTGGGGGAGGGGCGATGGCAGTGGTCCTGGGTAAGCCTTGTCAGGTAGCGGGTACCCATATGGCCTATATGGGGATAGATTTTTTAAAAAAGTCCTATACCCTATGGAAGTGGTTACAATTTTGCCAAAAAGGCTTGATCCACTATCGGCCCCATGTAGTCATTTTAATCGATTACAGTGGTTTCAATATGCGGATTGCCGCATTTGCCAAGCGCAATGGCTTTCCAGTTCATTACTATATACCGCCCAAGATTTGGGCCCATGGTCCACGAAGAATTGAAAAGATCAAGCGAGATGTAGATCAAGTATGGTCCATTTTACCCTTTGAATCAGCCTATTATAAAGATCGTGGTTACCCCACCATCGATTATGTAGGCCATCCATTGGTCCAGCGGGTAGCTGACCATCGCATCAATCCCGCTTTTAGAGCAGACAATAAGTTGGATCATCGGCCGATTATTGCTTTGCTACCTGGCAGTAGATTGGATGAGATTCGGCGCATCTTGCCGCTTATGGTTGCGCAGGGCACCTCTACCTATCAATGGGTAGTAGCTGGATTAAGTCATATCCCTCGTCATTTGTATCAAGCATGTCCACCTACCGTTCAAGTAGTCTATGACCAAACCTATGACCTCATGGCCTTTGCCCGTGTGGGGCTCATTGCTTCTGGAACTGCTAGTTTAGAAGCCGCTTTATTTAATTTATTGCAAGTAGTCGTCTATAAAACCCATCCATTGGCATACTTTTTTTACAAAAGCATCGTTACGGTACCCTATATCTCTTTAGTAAACCTTTTGGTAGGCCAAGCGGTAGTTCCAGAACTCATTCAATATCAATATACCCGTGACAAGCTCCATGCCGCTTTAGAGACGCTTTTATCCGGTAGTGGGGTGACTAGGCAAAAAGAGGCCTATCAGACCATTCGTCAGTTGTTGGGGGCCCGTCATGCCGCTGTAGAAGCCGCTAAGGGCATAGTAGCCAGCGTAAAGAATCAACCTACACCATGAAAGCATTAGGTAGGATTATGGCCATAGACTATGGCCTCAAGCGCGTCGGTATTGCCGTAACCGATCCCTTACAGATTATTGCCACCCCTTTGCAGACGATTGCCACACCTACCTTATTCCTTTTTTTGAAGGACTATGTACAAAAGGAAAATGTGGTCACCATTGTGATGGGCATGCCCAAAGGCTTAAATGGCCAGCCTTCTACCATGAGTAGCGTAGTAGAACAGGTCAGTATGCGTTTGCAACAGCAATTTCCAGCGCAACGTTTTTATTATCAGGATGAGCGCTTTACCTCTAAGTTGGCCATGCAGGGGCTTTACCAAGCAGGCTATTCCAAAAAAGATAGAGCGAGCCATATCGATCAAGTCAGTGCGGCGATTATCCTCCAATCCTTTTTACGTAGCATGGCGCACGCAATCGCATCACCTGCAGAATGAGTTCCATGGTTAGAGTTACGTTATTACGTATAACAGCTATTTACCAGCGCTTAGAACGATTTATCCTCCATTGTTTTTTGATATAATTTTACAAGACACTTTGTATAACCAACCATTGTTTAGATACAAATCTTATTTACTCAGGTATGCGCCTATCTTTCCTATTCTATTTTCTCGCCAATGGGTAGACGCGTTTCCTTTATGGGTTGGTTAGTCTGTATGGATACGAGTGGTGCGGTATCGATTGTAAACCATGTCCCCCACTCTGTAACACATGAAATCCAGACTGAGTATAGTGTTTCCTGGCATCTCATGAGTGGGTTAACGCATGACATACAAGGTCGCATACAAGGTAGAAAGAACTTTGCTATGCTATCCACCCAATTGGCTCGTTGCTCCGCTTCTATATCCGCTTCTATCTCCTCTTGTAGCTCCTGTTGCATCGGTTTATGCAATCTTTTTAGTCTCTCTTTGTCTGTGATCCATTGCTTAAATTCGGCCCAAAACCGCTCGCCTAATGCCTGTTCGGCTGCGCTGCACGCTGCTTTGATCGCTGGTGCCATGGTTAAAATTTTTGATGTATATAGCTTTATCTTTGGCATTGCCCAGCTGAGCCACAAGGCACTGTAGAGACGTTATCGGTAATTTCAAGAATATGCCCTTAATCATTTCATGATGCTGATTATACTGGCTTATGAAAAACTCATTTTTATCCATAATAAATTCCATTGTTACTGAATACCATTGCTTCGCTTCTTTTTTGAAGCATTCGTGCACGATGGATCGTATGTGCGGTATAATTTCTTCATCACTTTTCTTGATTTCTGTCTTCCATATGGCTTTGAATTCGTCACCTATCGTCTGCTGAGCAGACGGGTCTGCATCATTTTTAATCGGTGACGCATATGGCGTAGTACAATAAACGCCAGTTGTACAATGGGTACCCATGACCATAGCCAAACAAAATAAAATACCCTTATATGCGTGTGTGATATAGCTGTTCATGGTATGATGTGTAAAAAAATGTATAAAAGCCAACTTGCTTTTAAGTTATAAAAAAATCTATTGCATCTATCGTTCTATACCATTATATTCCAGGCAAGTTCATTAACCCATTGGTACCATGCGTTTTATACAAGAATTTAAAAAATTTGCCCTTAGAGGCAATGTTATTGATTTATCCGTTGGGATGATTATGGGCAGTGCATTTGGTAAGATTGTTACTGCTGTTATAGAAGATTTATTTATGCCTATGGTGAATCCATTATTGGTAACCGATGGCAATTGGCAATCGATAGAAATCGGTCCTGGCATTAAGATTGGTCATTTTATTGCTGCCGTGCTGAACTTTTTAGTGATTAGTTTGGTTATATTTGCTGTGGTCAAGCTGATGCATGGCGTAAAAAAATCGGAAGAGCAAGTAGCCGGTCCTACCGCTACAGAAAAGCTTTTAATTGAAATCAGGGATGCATTAAAAAAATAGTTCGGTATACCATTCATGCGTCCTCATTTAGCAGACTTAGACACGCTTAGTCCAAAAGATTTTATTATCATCAGGGGGGCGCGCATGCACAACCTGAAAAATATCAGTGTAGCCATTCCCCGCAACCAGCTTGTTGTAGTTACTGGGTTATCTGGTTCTGGCAAGTCCTCTTTGATTTTGGACACCCTTTTTGTAGAGGCCCAGCGCATGTATGTAGAGAGCGTCAGTGCCTATGCACGACAGTTTCTCGGTAAGCTGGCCAAGCCTTTGGTGGATGCCATTCAAGGCCTTTCACCCGCTATTGCCATTCAGCAGAATGTAGCCAATAAAAACCCCCGTTCGACTGTAGGCACCCTTACAGAGCTTTGTGACTACCTTTACCTACTCTATGCCCGTATCGGTACTACCTATTCCCCCATCAGCGGGCAAAAAGTAAAAAAAGACAGCGTCTCTGATGTAGTAGATTACATTCAACAACAGGCAGATGGCACTAAAGTATTGATCCTATATCCTATTGCAGTAGCCGATCAAGCTGCGTTGGTGCAGAAGTTAAAAGTCGAGCAAGGCAAAGGGTTTACCAGGGTGATGCAAGGCGATCACCTGTTTTATATAGAGGCCTTATTAGCAGGCAAGGAGCGATTATCCTTAGACCAGCCCATTTATGGGTTGGTAGACCGCATTGTAGTGAACAAAGCGGACCAAGACAACCAATATAGAATAGCAGATTCTGTTCAAGTCGCCTTTTTTGAGGGGATGGGCCATGCGGTTGTAGCGCTGGTTGGGTTAGGCCAGCAAGCTTTTTCAGATCGGTTTGAGTTAGATGGCCTTACATTTGCCCTGCCGACTGTTTCCTTTTTTAGCTTTAACACCCCCCATGGGGCCTGTAAAGCCTGTTCAGGCTTAGGGCAGATTACGGGCATAGACCCCCATAAGGTGATACCCAATCCAGCCCTTTCCCTAGTAGAAGGCGCCATTGCCCCTTGGAATGGCGCCACGATGTCTAAATGGTTGGCGCCCCTTTTGGCTGCACATGAAGCACTGCGTTTGCCCATTTATGCCCCTTATAGTAGTTTAACCCCCGAT
The nucleotide sequence above comes from Cardinium endosymbiont of Sogatella furcifera. Encoded proteins:
- the lpxB gene encoding lipid-A-disaccharide synthase, which codes for MRYYIVAGEHSGDIHGADLIRQIKRIDPHADFWSCGGGAMAVVLGKPCQVAGTHMAYMGIDFLKKSYTLWKWLQFCQKGLIHYRPHVVILIDYSGFNMRIAAFAKRNGFPVHYYIPPKIWAHGPRRIEKIKRDVDQVWSILPFESAYYKDRGYPTIDYVGHPLVQRVADHRINPAFRADNKLDHRPIIALLPGSRLDEIRRILPLMVAQGTSTYQWVVAGLSHIPRHLYQACPPTVQVVYDQTYDLMAFARVGLIASGTASLEAALFNLLQVVVYKTHPLAYFFYKSIVTVPYISLVNLLVGQAVVPELIQYQYTRDKLHAALETLLSGSGVTRQKEAYQTIRQLLGARHAAVEAAKGIVASVKNQPTP
- the ruvX gene encoding Holliday junction resolvase RuvX, whose product is MKALGRIMAIDYGLKRVGIAVTDPLQIIATPLQTIATPTLFLFLKDYVQKENVVTIVMGMPKGLNGQPSTMSSVVEQVSMRLQQQFPAQRFYYQDERFTSKLAMQGLYQAGYSKKDRASHIDQVSAAIILQSFLRSMAHAIASPAE
- the mscL gene encoding large conductance mechanosensitive channel protein MscL — encoded protein: MRFIQEFKKFALRGNVIDLSVGMIMGSAFGKIVTAVIEDLFMPMVNPLLVTDGNWQSIEIGPGIKIGHFIAAVLNFLVISLVIFAVVKLMHGVKKSEEQVAGPTATEKLLIEIRDALKK